The DNA window CAGCCGGCTGGACAAGGACGGCGAGGCGTCGGTCAGTGACCTGGCGGCCGCCGAACGCGTCCGGCACCAGTCGGTGGCCGCCACCGTCGGCGTCCTGGTGGAGCGCGGGCTCGTCTCCCGCCGCCCGGACCCCGAGGACGGCCGCCGCCAGCTGGTCTTTGTCACCGGCAGCGGCCACGCCTTCCTGGAGGACCGCCGCCGAGTCGGCGAGGGCTGGCTCACCCGCGCCCTGGAGGACCAGTGCACGGAGGAGGAACGCCGCACCCTCCTCGCCGCGACGGCCCTGCTGGATCGGATCGTCCGGTCGTGACCGGAAGCCTGACCCGCGTCCTGCGCCGGCTGCGCCCCGGCAGCGCCAAGGGATCGGCGGACGGCTTCGACCGACGCCTGCTTGCCCCGATGATGCTGGGATCGGTACTCAACCCGGTCAACTCCTCCATCATCTCCGTCTCACTGGTACCGATCGGCGCCGCCTTCGGCGCCCCGCCCTCCCGGACGGCATGGCTCATATCCGCCCTCTACCTGGCCACCTCCATAGGGCAACCGGTCGTGGGACGGCTGATCGACCTCTTCGGACCCCGCCGCCTGTTCCTGGCCGGGACGGCGCTGACCGGTGCCGCCGGCGTCGTGGGCATGCTCGCCCCCAACCTCGGCGTGCTCATCGCCGCACGGGTACTGCTCGGCTTCGGCACCTGCTCCGGCTATCCGGCGGCCATGTACCTCATCCGCACCGAGGCCCGACGCACCGGCCGGCAGAGCCCCGCCGGCGTCCTCACCGCCCTCGCCGTCACCACCCAGACCATCGCCGTCATCGGCCCCAGCCTCGGCGGCCTGCTGATCGGCGTCGGCGGCTGGCGCGCGACCCTGGCCGTCAACATCCCCCTCGCGGCAGCCGGCCTGTACCTCGGCGCCCGCCGCCTCCCTGCGACCCCCGCCTCCCGCCGCGACGACGGCCGCCACCCCGTGAGCGACCTGGACCTGCCGGGCATGGGCCTGTTCGCCGTGGCGCTCGTCTGCCTCCTGCTGTTCCTCATGAACCCCCGTGGCGGCGACTGGTACCTGCTGCTGCTGACCGTCGCCGCGGCAGCCGGCTTCACCTGGCGCGAGCTGCGAGCGCGGCAGCCCTTCATCGACGTACGCGTCCTCGGCGGCAATCTGCCGCTCCTCGCCACCTACGCCAGGACCCTGCTCGCCTACGTCGTCAGCTATGCCTTCCTGTACGGCTACACCCAGTGGACGGAGGAGGGACGCGGGCTGTCCCCCTCCCAGGCCGGTCTGGTGCAGCTCCCCCTGTTCGCCACCGCGATCGTGGTCTCCACCCTCACCGGACGACGCCAGGCCATCCGCAGCAAGCTCCTGGTCGGCGCCGTCGGCCAGATCGCCGCCTGCGGCCTGCTGCTCCTGCTGCACGCCCACAGCCCCCTGTGGATGCTCCTGGCCGTCGTGATCGTCCTCGGAGTGCCCCAGGGCCTCAACAACCTCGCCCTGCAGAACGCCGTCTTCCACCAGGCCGACGGCGAACGCATGGGCTCCTCCGCCGGGCTGCTGCGCACCTTCGGCTACCTCGGCGCCATCATCGCCTCCGCCGCCGGCGGCACCTTCTTCGGCCAACGCGCCGACACCGACGGCCTGCACCACCTCGCCGCCTTCATGCTCGCGATCAGCACCCTGTTCCTCGCGGTGACCGTCGTCGACCGCTCCCTGCGCCGCCTCGGCGCACCACGCAAGGACGACGCCCCCGCCGAGACGGAACCCCAGCACCCCGACCGGTGACCGGGACCTCCGGGCCCCCGCCCGACAGGACCCGCCGCGAAACACCAAGGACGAACCGTGACCAACTCCGCCCTGCTCGTGATGGACGTCCAGAAGGCCATCACCGACCGCATCCCCGACCCCGACTACACGCCCCGCCTCGCACGCGCCGTCGCCGCGGCCCGATCCGCAGGCGTACCCGTGGTGTTCGTCGTCATCGGCTTCCGCCCCGGCCGTCCGGAGACCAAGTCCAGCCCGCTCTTCAGCGCCCTGCCCGACGGAGCCTTCACCGACGGCGACCCCCAAGCCGCCATCCACCCGGACGTCGCGCCCCGCCCCGGCGAGTGCATCGTCACCAAGAAGCGCGTCAGCGCCTTCGCCGGCAGCGACCTCGACCTGGTGCTGCGCGGCGGCGCCATCGACCACCTGGTCCTGACCGGCCTCGCCACCAGCGGCGTCGTCCTGTCCACCCTCCGCCAGGCCGCCGACCTCGACTACCGCCTCACCGTCCTGGCCGACGGCTGTGGCGACGCCGACCCCGAGGTCCACCGGGTGCTGACGGAGAAGGTCTTCCGGCGCCAGGCCGACGTCACCACCGTCGACGCCTGGATCTCCGACCTCACCTGACACCACGCCCCACGCCGACAGCGGAGGACCGGGGCGCGTCACCCACCCGAGGCGAGGATGGCGACGGTCTCGGCGGCGCTCTCGGCCCTGCGGTCCCAGCGCCGCCGACCGCGTGCGGGGCGGGTGTGCGGGTGGTTCGCTGAATGGAGGAGGCCGAGTCGCCGTCGTCACCGGAGCCTCCAGCGGTATCGGCGAGGCGTCCGCCGCACACCTGGCGGCGCCGACCTGCTGTTCAACAACGCCGGGGTGATGCTGCCCGCCCCGATCAAGGAGCTGCGCACCGACCAGTGGGAGCAGCAGATCGACCTCAACGTCGCCGGTCTGATGCATGCCATCGGCGCGTTCACCCCGCAGCTGGTCGAGGCCGCCGCCGAACGCGGCGTGGCCGACCTGATCAACACCTCCTCCATCGCGGCGCAGAACATCTTCCCGAATGTCGCGGTGTACTCCGCCACCAAGGCGTACGTCACCCATCTCTCCCGCCACCTGCGGGTGGAGCTGGGACCCCGGGGGGTGCGGGTCGCGGCCATCGAACCGGGCATCGTCGGGACCGAGTTGCAGAGCCATGTCACCGATGCGGGCGCGCTTCAGTGGCTGGACGGGTCCAAGGAGACGATGGAGTGGCTGACCCCGCAGGACATCGCCGAGATCGTCGGCTTCATCGCCGCGCTGCCGCCCCGGGTGAACCTGCAGCAGACCACCATCATGCCCACGGGGCAGGCCGGCTGACCCGCCCCGGTCCGCCGGACCCCCGGTGCGGGGAGGCGGGGACAGGAGGCGAGATAGCCGGAAAAGTAGGGATCGCGCCACACCGGGCCACCGCCCCCCGGAACTGTACATCTTCCCTGCTCAGCGCCGTGTGGGGGGTGGTCACCGGCCCGGCCGGGTGCGGCGGCGGCGCTGCGCGGACCTTCATTCACGAGATGACCTCTGGCGCTGGGGGACTGTGGCGAGTCAAGATCT is part of the Peterkaempfera bronchialis genome and encodes:
- a CDS encoding MarR family winged helix-turn-helix transcriptional regulator, with the protein product MREMASSQDSVSESAARAAREVRVVLSRLKRRMRETYDPGDLTPSQMSVLSRLDKDGEASVSDLAAAERVRHQSVAATVGVLVERGLVSRRPDPEDGRRQLVFVTGSGHAFLEDRRRVGEGWLTRALEDQCTEEERRTLLAATALLDRIVRS
- a CDS encoding MFS transporter → MTGSLTRVLRRLRPGSAKGSADGFDRRLLAPMMLGSVLNPVNSSIISVSLVPIGAAFGAPPSRTAWLISALYLATSIGQPVVGRLIDLFGPRRLFLAGTALTGAAGVVGMLAPNLGVLIAARVLLGFGTCSGYPAAMYLIRTEARRTGRQSPAGVLTALAVTTQTIAVIGPSLGGLLIGVGGWRATLAVNIPLAAAGLYLGARRLPATPASRRDDGRHPVSDLDLPGMGLFAVALVCLLLFLMNPRGGDWYLLLLTVAAAAGFTWRELRARQPFIDVRVLGGNLPLLATYARTLLAYVVSYAFLYGYTQWTEEGRGLSPSQAGLVQLPLFATAIVVSTLTGRRQAIRSKLLVGAVGQIAACGLLLLLHAHSPLWMLLAVVIVLGVPQGLNNLALQNAVFHQADGERMGSSAGLLRTFGYLGAIIASAAGGTFFGQRADTDGLHHLAAFMLAISTLFLAVTVVDRSLRRLGAPRKDDAPAETEPQHPDR
- a CDS encoding cysteine hydrolase family protein; translation: MTNSALLVMDVQKAITDRIPDPDYTPRLARAVAAARSAGVPVVFVVIGFRPGRPETKSSPLFSALPDGAFTDGDPQAAIHPDVAPRPGECIVTKKRVSAFAGSDLDLVLRGGAIDHLVLTGLATSGVVLSTLRQAADLDYRLTVLADGCGDADPEVHRVLTEKVFRRQADVTTVDAWISDLT
- a CDS encoding SDR family oxidoreductase; its protein translation is MATVSAALSALRSQRRRPRAGRVCGWFAEWRRPSRRRHRSLQRYRRGVRRTPGGADLLFNNAGVMLPAPIKELRTDQWEQQIDLNVAGLMHAIGAFTPQLVEAAAERGVADLINTSSIAAQNIFPNVAVYSATKAYVTHLSRHLRVELGPRGVRVAAIEPGIVGTELQSHVTDAGALQWLDGSKETMEWLTPQDIAEIVGFIAALPPRVNLQQTTIMPTGQAG